In the Campylobacteraceae bacterium genome, one interval contains:
- a CDS encoding 2-dehydropantoate 2-reductase — MNIVVIGVGGIGSFYGLLLQEQKHQVQFVSRGQTLEYLQNNTLILNHPKFRIEKNINVCSMQELIKKDFSNIDVIFLTTKSMSTEKISLELSSWFKDSVKIPYIVSLQNGVENENILSTNIKKEFIIGGLTRLIAAHIVKPGLVESQGEVETILGALVPNKENQIFLNNLKKILDETPTQTILSKNIIKELWLKLIINNGVSASCALLEEKSGVLINNQKTSKLVYGLMQEAGIASKALNLGITQKEVDEMFELMKKFDSIKPSMWIDKNNNKDLELEEICGSVIKYCEVQGLDAPYTRSISTVLEFLYNKTRQK, encoded by the coding sequence ATGAATATTGTTGTTATTGGAGTAGGTGGTATTGGGAGTTTTTATGGGCTTTTATTGCAAGAGCAAAAACATCAGGTACAGTTTGTATCAAGAGGCCAAACTCTAGAATATTTACAAAATAATACACTCATATTAAATCATCCTAAATTTAGGATTGAAAAAAATATAAATGTTTGTTCAATGCAAGAGCTAATAAAAAAAGACTTTTCAAACATTGATGTTATTTTTCTTACAACAAAATCTATGTCAACAGAAAAAATTTCTTTAGAATTGTCTTCTTGGTTTAAAGACTCAGTAAAAATTCCTTATATTGTATCTTTACAAAATGGGGTTGAAAATGAGAATATACTTAGTACAAATATAAAAAAAGAGTTTATTATTGGTGGGTTAACACGTTTGATTGCCGCTCATATAGTAAAGCCTGGATTAGTAGAATCCCAAGGCGAAGTGGAGACTATTTTAGGTGCATTAGTACCTAATAAGGAAAATCAAATTTTTCTAAATAACTTAAAAAAAATATTAGATGAAACGCCAACTCAAACAATACTTTCAAAGAATATAATAAAAGAGTTGTGGCTTAAACTAATTATTAATAATGGAGTAAGTGCTTCTTGTGCACTCTTAGAAGAGAAATCGGGTGTTTTAATAAACAACCAAAAAACCTCTAAACTTGTATATGGATTAATGCAAGAAGCAGGAATTGCATCTAAAGCATTAAATTTAGGAATAACACAAAAAGAGGTTGATGAAATGTTTGAATTAATGAAAAAATTCGATTCAATTAAACCCTCCATGTGGATAGATAAAAACAATAATAAAGATTTAGAATTAGAAGAAATTTGTGGAAGTGTGATTAAATACTGTGAAGTACAAGGCCTTGATGCCCCTTATACAAGAAGTATTTCTACTGTTTTAGAATTTTTATACAATAAAACAAGACAGAAATAA